One Helianthus annuus cultivar XRQ/B chromosome 12, HanXRQr2.0-SUNRISE, whole genome shotgun sequence genomic region harbors:
- the LOC110895746 gene encoding protein NSP-INTERACTING KINASE 1, giving the protein MRVHKKIGALICFLMLWGCSNGLLSPKGVNFEVQALMGIKASLVDPHGVLENWDADAVDPCSWTMVTCSSESLVIGLGTPSQNLSGTLSPSIGNLTNLQIVLLQNNRITGPIPAEIGKLKKLQTIDLSDNQFTKGIPSSLGQLTSLQYMRLNNNSLSGPIPQSVANMTQLAFVDLSFNNLSGPVPRFPSKTFNIVGNPLICKTGSEQECYGMTLMPMSMTLNTTQGDSTLPSSKGHKVALAISTSLGCISLLIFGLALIWWRRRHNQEPFFDVKDRHHEEVSLGNLRKFQFRELQIATHNFSNKNILGKGGFGHVYKGQLQDGSCVAVKRLKDGGAAGGERQFQTEVEMISLAVHRNLLRLYGFCMTPTEKLLVYPYMSNGSVASRLKAKPVLDWAIRKKIALGAARGLLYLHEQCDPKVIHRDVKAANILLDDCCEAVVGDFGLAKLLDHQDSHVTTAVRGTVGHIAPEYLSTGQSSEKTDVFGFGILLLELITGQRALEFGKAANQKGAMLDWVKKIHQEKKLEILIDKDLKNNYDRIELEEIVKVALLCTQYLPGHRPKMSEVVRMLEGDGLAEKWEASQGVESSTKYRTLELSSSSERYSDLTDSSLLGQAIELSGPR; this is encoded by the exons atgaGGGTACATAAAAAGATTGGTGCTTTGATATGTTTCTTGATGCTTTGGGGGTGTTCAAATGGGTTGCTTTCTCCTAAAGGTGTAAACTTTGAAG TGCAAGCTTTAATGGGTATCAAAGCTTCATTGGTGGACCctcatggtgttcttgagaatTGGGATGCTGATGCTGTTGACCCATGTAGTTGGACCATGGTTACTTGCTCTTCAGAATCTCTTGTCATTGGGTT GGGGACACCTAGTCAAAATTTATCAGGCACACTTTCACCAAGCATTGGCAACCTAACTAATCTTCAAATTGT ATTGTTGCAGAATAACCGCATTACTGGGCCGATCCCAGCGGAAATTGGTAAACTAAAGAAGCTTCAAACAATTGATCTTTCTGATAACCAATTCACCAAAGGAATCCCCTCTTCTTTAGGTCAATTAACAAGTCTTCAATACAT GAGGCTGAACAACAACAGTCTTTCTGGCCCAATCCCACAATCAGTAGCTAACATGACCCAACTTGCTTTTGT GGACTTATCCTTCAATAACTTAAGTGGCCCGGTTCCTAGGTTTCCTTCCAAGACCTTCAA CATTGTAGGGAACCCTTTAATATGCAAAACAGGATCTGAGCAAGAATGTTATGGAATGACATTAATGCCCATGTCAATGACTTTAAACACTACTCAAG GTGATAGCACTTTGCCAAGTTCAAAAGGTCACAAAGTTGCGCTTGCCATTAGTACAAGCCTCGGGTGCATCTCGTTGCTCATTTTTGGACTCGCCTTGATTTGGTGGAGACGTAGGCATAATCAAGAACCGTTCTTTGACGTCAAAG ATAGACACCACGAGGAAGTTTCGCTAGGAAATCTAAGGAAGTTCCAATTCAGGGAACTTCAAATAGCAACACACAACTTTAGCAACAAGAACATATTAGGTAAAGGAGGTTTTGGGCATGTATACAAAGGACAACTACAAGACGGGAGTTGTGTGGCGGTAAAACGCCTCAAAGATGGTGGAGCCGCAGGCGGAGAGAGGCAGTTTCAGACGGAAGTTGAGATGATCAGCCTAGCTGTACACCGGAACCTACTCAGATTATATGGGTTTTGCATGACTCCAACAGAAAAGTTGTTGGTCTATCCTTATATGTCCAATGGCAGTGTTGCATCACGTCTCAAAG CAAAACCAGTGTTAGATTGGGCCATACGGAAGAAAATTGCATTAGGGGCAGCAAGAGGATTATTATATCTTCATGAACAATGTGACCCCAAAGTTATTCATAGGGATGTCAAGGCTGCAAATATATTACTTGATGATTGCTGTGAAGCAGTTGTGGGAGACTTTGGTCTAGCAAAGCTTCTAGACCATCAAGACTCTCACGTAACCACCGCGGTTCGTGGGACCGTAGGCCATATAGCACCGGAGTATCTCTCCACGGGCCAGTCATCCGAAAAGACAGACGTTTTTGGATTCGGAATCCTTCTTCTTGAACTGATCACCGGTCAACGCGCTTTAGAGTTTGGAAAAGCTGCTAACCAGAAAGGAGCAATGCTTGATTGG GTGAAAAAGATTCATCAAGAGAAGAAACTGGAGATATTAATCGACAAAGACTTGAAGAACAACTACGATCGAATCGAGTTAGAGGAAATAGTGAAAGTGGCATTATTGTGCACACAATATCTTCCGGGCCACAGGCCAAAGATGTCGGAAGTTGTACGAATGCTTGAAGGCGATGGGTTAGCGGAGAAATGGGAAGCTTCACAGGGAGTTGAGTCAAGTACGAAGTACCGTACGCTGGAGTTGTCGTCTTCGTCGGAGCGATATTCGGACCTGACCGACTCTTCTTTGCTCGGACAAGCGATAGAACTCTCCGGCCCCCGATGA